A section of the Pseudovibrio sp. M1P-2-3 genome encodes:
- a CDS encoding CoA-binding protein: protein MNAAQDHYSDTLITEALKTAKTIALVGASPKPERPSYRVMQFLLDKGHRVIPVNPGLEGKQILGQTVYASLSQIKERVHMVDIFRNSEAAGAVTDEALTLSPLPLTIWMQLDVINEEAANRATEKGLTPIMNRCPKIEYERLGL from the coding sequence ATGAATGCTGCCCAAGATCACTACAGCGATACCCTGATTACCGAGGCTTTGAAAACAGCAAAAACAATCGCCTTGGTGGGCGCTAGTCCAAAACCGGAACGCCCTAGCTATCGGGTCATGCAGTTCCTGCTGGACAAGGGCCACAGGGTCATCCCCGTAAACCCCGGTTTGGAGGGAAAGCAGATCTTGGGCCAAACCGTCTACGCCTCCCTCTCCCAGATAAAAGAGAGGGTGCATATGGTAGACATCTTCCGAAATTCAGAGGCTGCGGGGGCTGTCACCGATGAGGCCTTAACCCTCTCCCCTCTCCCCCTCACCATCTGGATGCAACTGGACGTGATCAACGAAGAGGCTGCAAACCGCGCAACCGAAAAAGGCCTCACCCCCATCATGAACCGCTGCCCGAAGATTGAATATGAGAGGTTGGGACTGTAG
- a CDS encoding enoyl-CoA hydratase, whose product MSDSQQQKTPLSTLIHNGVMRIVMRQPETMNALSRAMMLALDNALDEAARDSEVKVVLLGGEGKVFCAGHDLKELTAARANEDGGKQFYEETFKACAQLMQKIVTLPKPVIAVVTGVATAAGCQLVASCDLALSTDTATFCTPGVNIGLFCSTPMVALSRNVSRKQAMEMLLTGESIDASTAKEFGLINRIIPSDYLETVVQKYAETIAAKSAHTIKIGKEAFYKQLDMPLNEAYNYASKVMCENMLANDAEEGINAFLQKRTPEWKDA is encoded by the coding sequence ATGAGCGACAGCCAGCAGCAAAAAACGCCCCTTTCCACGTTGATCCATAATGGCGTCATGCGCATTGTTATGCGCCAGCCAGAAACCATGAATGCCCTTTCCCGAGCCATGATGTTGGCTCTTGATAATGCGCTGGATGAGGCTGCCAGAGACTCCGAAGTGAAGGTTGTTCTTCTTGGCGGCGAAGGCAAAGTGTTTTGCGCAGGCCATGACCTGAAAGAGCTGACAGCAGCCCGTGCGAATGAGGATGGCGGCAAGCAGTTCTATGAGGAAACATTCAAAGCATGTGCACAGCTCATGCAAAAGATTGTCACCCTGCCCAAACCCGTTATTGCAGTGGTGACAGGTGTTGCAACAGCCGCCGGCTGCCAGCTGGTCGCCTCGTGCGATCTGGCCCTTTCCACGGACACTGCAACCTTCTGCACACCGGGCGTCAACATCGGCCTGTTCTGCTCCACTCCCATGGTTGCCCTGTCCCGCAACGTTTCGCGCAAACAAGCCATGGAAATGCTACTGACCGGCGAGAGCATAGATGCTTCCACCGCCAAGGAGTTCGGCCTTATCAACCGCATCATTCCATCCGATTATCTGGAAACTGTCGTTCAAAAATACGCCGAAACAATCGCGGCAAAGTCCGCTCACACGATCAAGATCGGCAAGGAAGCCTTCTATAAGCAGCTGGATATGCCATTGAATGAGGCATACAACTACGCTTCCAAGGTTATGTGCGAGAATATGCTTGCAAACGACGCCGAAGAAGGCATCAATGCTTTCTTGCAAAAGCGCACACCAGAGTGGAAAGACGCATAA
- a CDS encoding DUF4279 domain-containing protein produces MESWDTKSKFKSRLTLIDCKYESCYDTYSKFIIYTKSRASQITEFLKIEPSECVQKGDTFVNSLGRRRTAPNSYWLLSSENHIQSKDVRDHMSWLIAELSPHEEEIRRLQQQQGIEMSINSIWWSKGTGGPTIWPEQMEAFARLNLELSFDVYFID; encoded by the coding sequence TTGGAGTCGTGGGACACTAAGAGCAAGTTTAAGTCACGCCTGACCCTGATCGATTGCAAGTACGAAAGTTGCTACGATACCTACTCAAAGTTCATAATATATACGAAATCTAGGGCATCTCAAATTACAGAGTTCCTTAAAATAGAACCCAGTGAATGCGTTCAGAAAGGTGACACTTTTGTAAACTCTCTGGGCAGGAGACGGACAGCTCCTAATTCCTATTGGCTCTTGTCGTCTGAAAATCACATTCAATCTAAGGATGTGAGAGACCACATGTCTTGGTTAATTGCTGAATTGTCCCCTCATGAAGAGGAGATTCGAAGATTGCAACAGCAGCAAGGAATAGAAATGTCGATTAATAGTATTTGGTGGTCTAAGGGCACTGGAGGACCAACAATTTGGCCAGAACAAATGGAAGCTTTTGCGAGATTGAATTTGGAGTTGTCCTTTGATGTATATTTTATTGATTAA
- a CDS encoding PaaI family thioesterase, with protein sequence MNLKVRLGAQELTAFLDQVFPQMHSGGRVFFIEDVGPGEAKVRLEAGENELRPGGTVSGPSLMTLADFAAYTVILSNIGPQALAVTTNLNINFLRKAEKGAVFAAARILKLGKRLVVIDCEIWQGARENLVGHATATYSIPPQSQ encoded by the coding sequence ATGAATTTGAAAGTAAGGCTTGGTGCGCAGGAGTTGACGGCGTTTTTGGATCAGGTTTTCCCGCAGATGCACTCGGGTGGACGGGTGTTTTTTATTGAGGACGTGGGGCCGGGAGAGGCTAAGGTTCGGCTGGAGGCAGGAGAGAATGAACTGCGCCCGGGGGGGACTGTTTCTGGGCCTTCGCTGATGACGCTGGCCGACTTTGCAGCTTATACGGTGATTCTTTCCAACATCGGCCCGCAGGCGCTGGCGGTGACAACCAACCTCAATATCAACTTTCTGCGTAAGGCGGAAAAGGGGGCGGTGTTTGCGGCGGCCAGAATATTGAAACTGGGCAAACGGCTTGTGGTGATTGACTGCGAGATCTGGCAGGGTGCTCGCGAGAATCTAGTGGGCCACGCGACGGCAACCTATTCCATCCCGCCGCAATCCCAGTGA